From Aspergillus fumigatus Af293 chromosome 5, whole genome shotgun sequence, a single genomic window includes:
- a CDS encoding mitochondrial 54S ribosomal protein uL11m — MAKKALAKDQIVKLIVGAGQASPSPPVGPALGSKGVKSMDFCKEFNARTAHINPGVPIPARVTVRPDRSFTFDIRTPTTTYLLLQAANVEPRKNRIRGAMRPGHEIIGKVSLKHVYEIAKIKQSETRLSGLSLQGLCKSIMAQAKSIGIQVVP, encoded by the exons atggcgaagaaggcatTGGCCAAAGATCAGATTGTTAAGCTCATTGTCGGAGCTGGACAGGCCAGTCCCAGTCCCCCAGTCGGTCCAGCCCTGGGTAGCAAGGGTGTCAAGAGTATGGATTTCTGCAAG GAGTTCAATGCCAGAACCGCGCACATCAACCCCGGAGTCCCCATTCCCGCACGAGTCACCGTTCGTCCTGACCGATCCTTTACTTTCGATATTCGAACCCCCACGACGACATATCTCCTCCTGCAGGCTGCGAACGTGGAGCCTCGCAAGAACCGCATCCGGGGAGCCATGAGACCAGGCCACGAGATCATCGGCAAAGTGTCCCTGAAGCATGTGTACGAAATCGCCAAGATCAAGCAGTCCGAGACGAGATTATCGGGGTTGAGTTTGCAAGGACTGTGCAAGAGTATTATGGCGCAGGCAAAGTCGATTGGCATCCAGGTTGTGCCTTGA
- the svf1 gene encoding survival factor 1 family protein, whose product MNWLKSTLASVAGTQEPIYGPEAIQSVAQQAQQTPYTELTKDDLRWRAYQYTNVETETFYVMADNGTVVMVQVIYSNIAGIHTTAQFNSKIFNLKGDQPHIWHSDPLYNFMFDENMLSFGADNLALTLNEEGTAYTIKSAVNEDSLVNLTFTRTAPGFVVGKDGTSYFGTDPANPWGSMMHAFWPRCRVEGTITTKEKTYDLTGRGMFIHAIQGMKPHHAAARWNFINFQTPSYSAVMMEYTTPPSYGSTVVNVGGIVKDDEIIYAGATNSATHTASAHDADSDWPAPTSIKCVWDGKSKDGKDVHAELDGPLGNRLDRVDVMAEVPGFVKTIAGSVAGTRPYIFQVSLSLATGGSVVKLTIGQYSPQEKLSLKLKIGAEEFSEEGSMFSEATFIS is encoded by the exons ATGAACTGGCTCAAGTCTAC CCTTGCAAGTGTTGCGGGCACTCAGGAGCCCATCTATGGCCCCGAGGCCATTCAGTCTGTCGCCCAACAAGCTCAGCAGACCCCTTATACCGAGTTGACCAAGGACGACCTGCGGTGGCGTGCCTATCAGTATACCAATGTTGAGACTGAGACCTTCTACGTGATGGCCGACAATGGCACTGTGGTGATGGTGCAGGTCATCTACTCCAACATCGC AGGAATCCACACTACTGCGCAATTCAACTCAAAGATCTTTAACCTCAAAGGCGATCAACCTCACATCTGGCACTCCGACCCCCTGTACAACTTCATGTTCGATGAGAACATGCTCTCCTTTGGAGCTGACAACCTCGCCTTGACACTGAACGAGGAGGGAACTGCGTACACCATCAAATCCGCCGTCAACGAGGACAGCCTGGTGAATCTGACGTTCACCCGCACCGCCCCCGGTTTTGTCGTAGGAAAGGACGGTACATCTTACTTCGGGACCGACCCCGCGAACCCCTGGGGGTCTATGATGCATGCCTTCTGGCCTCGGTGCCGTGTTGAGGGCACCATCACGACGAAGGAGAAGACCTATGACCTCACTGGTCGGGGAATGTTCATTCATGCTATCCAGGGCATGAAGCCCCATCACGCTG CTGCACGATGGAACTTTATCAACTTCCAGACCCCGTCATACTCTgctgtgatgatggaatACACCACACCGCCATCGTACGGCTCGACGGTCGTCAATGTCGGTGGCATCGTGAAGGACGATGAGATTATCTATGCCGGCGCAACGAACTCGGCTACCCACACGGCGTCGGCCCATGACGCCGACAGCGACTGGCCTGCTCCGACTTCCATTAAGTGCGTTTGGGACGGTAAGTCCAAGGACGGAAAGGACGTCCACGCAGAGCTCGACGGCCCCCTTGGTAACCGGCTGGACCGCGTCGATGTCATGGCTGAAGTACCAGGCTTCGTCAAGACCATCGCTGGAAGTGTTGCTGGGACACGGCCGTACATATTCCAGGTGAGTCTTTCTTTAGCAACTGGCGGGAGCGTTGTCAAGCTAACAATTGGCCAGTATTCTCCTCAGGAGAAACTGTCTCTGAAGCTCAAGATCGGCGCTGAGGAGTTCTCAGAGGAGGGTTCCATGTTCTCTGAGGCTACGTTCATCTCATGA
- a CDS encoding cupin domain-containing protein — MDIPIPSIQPFYHPSPTSPKPIPESKSPSIQTILQTLHLQPHPEGGYYAETDRHPLAIPNPHNTDQNDTRSLSSSIYYHLNPDSPTCVFHLNRSRTIHALHRGRARYVIIHADSATDNGTAPVTSFVVGPDLDKGEKMQWVVEGGKYKACYLLPDDSSESGDGGSGGLLITETVVPGFAFEDHEFLSPQTMERLLPDEQCRALSWLLKDG, encoded by the exons ATGgacatccccatcccctCCATTCAACCATTCTATCACCCATCTCCCACCAGCCCCAAACCCATCCCCGAATCCAAATCCCCATCCATCCAAACAATCCTCCAAaccctccatctccagcctcACCCAGAAGGAGGTTACTACGCCGAAACAGACCGTCACCCGCTCGCCATCCCCAATCCACACAACACAGACCAAAACGACACCCGCTCcctctcctcatcaatctACTACCATCTCAACCCCGACTCCCCAACCTGCGTCTTCCACCTGAACCGCAGCCGCACAATCCACGCCCTCCACCGTGGTCGGGCGCGGTATGTCATTATCCACGCGGATTCGGCGACCGACAATGGCACTGCGCCTGTTACGTCGTTCGTGGTCGGTCCGGATCTAGACAAGGGGGAGAAGATGCAGTGGGTTGTAGAGGGGGGAAAGTATAAAGCGTGTTATCTGTTGCCTGATGACTCCTCGGAGAGCGGGGATGGGGGGAGCGGGGGGCTGTTGATCACAGAG ACCGTTGTCCCCGGGTTTGCATTCGAGGATCACGAGTTCCTGAGCCCCCAGACGATGGAGAGGCTGCTACCGGACGAGCAGTGCCGAGCGCTGAGCTGGCTGTTAAAGGATGGATGA
- a CDS encoding putative mitochondrial carrier protein (Pet8), which yields MAQQSEAEPLVSLWTRSLISGAVAGLTVDCSLYPLDTIKTRLQKARHHAPSTPGSTLSLRQTIRGIYAGLPSVLFGSAPSAASFFIVYDGVKRSLLPPAGSDTAATRSRIVITHSLASSMGEIAACAVRVPTEVVKQRAQAGLFGGSSLLALKDILALRHPDPTGIAKRGYGQVIREMYRGAGITIAREIPFTVLQFTMWESMKEAYAKRMLVPSTRESGAVSQIPASTSAMFGSVAGAIAAGLTTPLDVIKTRVMLARRGEGGDARVRIRDVVQEISGEGFGAFWRGMGPRVAWIGIGGAVFLGSYQWAWNTLERRREGQ from the exons ATGGCCCAGCAATCGGAAGCGGAGCCATTGGTCTCCCTATGGACGAGATCCCTGATT TCTGGAGCAGTAGCCGGCCTCACAGTCGATTGCTCGCTGTATCCCCTCGACACAATCAAAACTCGTCTACAAAAAGCTAGACATCATGCTCCAAGCACACCAGGGTCCACCCTGTCGCTAAGACAAACCATCCGCGGCATCTACGCGGGTCTCCCGTCGGTGCTGTTCGGCTCCGCCCCCTCCGCGGcatccttcttcatcgtctaCGACGGCGTCAAACGctctctccttcctcccgCTGGCTCCGACACGGCCGCAACTCGCTcccgcatcgtcatcacaCACTCACTCGCCTCCTCGATGGGCGAAATCGCTGCATGCGCCGTGCGGGTTCCGACAGAGGTGGTCAAGCAGCGGGCACAGGCCGGTCTTTTCGGGGGATCTAGTCTCCTCGcgctcaaggatatcctgGCGCTGCGGCACCCGGACCCGACGGGCATTGCGAAGCGCGGGTACGGGCAGGTTATCCGCGAGATGTACCGCGGGGCGGGGATCACGATCGCGCGGGAGATCCCCTTCACGGTGCTGCAGTTTACCATGTGGGAGTCGATGAAGGAGGCATATGCCAAGCGCATGCTGGTGCCATCGACGCGGGAGTCGGGCGCCGTGAGTCAGATTCCTGCGTCGACGAGCGCGATGTTTGGGAGTGTTGCGGGGGCCATTGCGGCGGGGCTGACCACGCCGTTGGATGTTATTAAGACGCGGGTGATGCTGGCGCGGCGGGGCGAGGGGGGGGACGCTCGCGTGCGCATCCGCGACGTCGTGCAGGAGATCTCTGGGGAAGGATTCGGGGCGTTCTGGCGCGGGATGGGGCCGCGAGTGGCATGGATTGGAATTGGAGGCGCGGTGTTCCTGGGGAGTTACCAGTGGGCGTGGAATACGCTCGAGCGGAGGAGAGAGGGACAATAG